The genomic DNA GCTACGCCAATCTATCAGCAATTATCCCAGTATTTGCGCGAACTGATGCTGCAGGAGCAGTATCAGCAGGGGGCGCTATTGCCTAAAGAAGTGGATTTGGCGGAACAGTTGGAGATTTCCAGAAATACCGTCCGTCAGGCGATCAATCAGCTCGTCGTGGAGGGGCTTCTGGTGCGGAAGAAGGGCGTCGGGACCTCCGTGGTGCAGGGGCAGGGGGCAGTGATGACCAAGCTGAAGGAATGGCACAGCTTTACCCATGAAATGAATGAGGCGGGCAGGCTCCTGAACAATCGTTCGCTTGAAATCGACTGGGTCAGTGCACCGGAAGAATGTGCGGCTTTTTTCCAGTTGGAACGGGGGGCGTCGGTATTGTGCCTGAAGCGGCTTCGGGAAATTGAAGGGCGGTGCCTGGTTTATTTTGAGTCGTATTTTCATCCGGCACTGGGGCTAACGGGGCAGGAGGATTTTAACCGCTCTTTGTATGAAATTTTGGAGCAGGACCTGGGGATTGTTCCGGCGATTTCCGCAGAGCGGATTCAGGCAGTGCTGGCCACCAAAGCGTTGGCAGCGCAATTGGACATCCCGAGAAAAGGGGCGGTGTTAAAACGTGTTCGGCAGGTGAAAGATCGACACGGAGCGCCGATTGAATATAATGTGGGCTATTATCAGGGGAATGCTTTTGTGTATGAGATTGATATTCATAGATAGGGGACTATGTTCTTAAGGCGAGAGATTGGGCCTAAATCAATATCGCTCAAATAATATCCCAAAGTATGTTATTTGTTTCTAAAAACGATTATTTGATGCTTTAGTGCCCTTCAGTATGTCCATACATATAGGAATTCCTTATATTTGATCATTATAAGGGGTATTCAAATTTTTTGAGTTATGAACATATATCAACGCTGGTTTTTGGGCTGTTTGTGCAGCCTGTTTTTTTCACTCAATGCCTTCGGACAGGAAATTTGGTCGGTAGGTAAAAAGGATGGTCAGGCCACAGATTTTGCGCTGTGGAAGGAAGGTTATCAGGCTTTTCTTTCGCATGACTTTGGCTGGGAGGATAAATATTTTCTGGTTGGGGTGTCCAAGCCTGCCACGGATTTTCCTTTCATTTTACCTGGCCCTGCCGACGCCTGGGGTGGCACCAGTGGCACGGCCGGCATTCGGTCCCATTTTCTTAATTTTCTTTTTGATGTCAAGGCCAAGCCTCTTGATGGAGATTACCGGCTGTTGATTGATCTTCTCGACACGCCATCGGAAAATGCACCGGAACTGAAGGTGACCGTCAATGGGCATATCCAAAAAGTAATGCTTGCCAACGGTGGAGGCGATGCCGCACTCAAGGGCGACCTGTCGGCAGCCAAAGCTCAGCAAATTGTGGTGGAAGTGCCCAATGCCTGGATTCAGCAGGGAGGAAATGCCATACAGCTCACCACGCTTCAGGGCTCCTGGCTGATGTTTGACCATGTTGGTTTGCAAGGGCCTGCAACAGCACTGGAGCAACCGAAAAAAGCTTACCTTCGATCTGCAAAAGCTGCCAGCTATACGCTCCGTAACGGCAACCAATCATATCAGCCTTTATTATTGGATTTAGAGCATATTTCTTCGCATCCTGATTTAGTAGTTAAATTGGATAATAAGAACATTTTAAGCAAGAAAATAGAACAGGGGCGTTACCTGCTCGAAGCGCCTATGCCTGCGGTCAGTCAGCCTACCGAAAGTCAGTATGAACTTTATCTCGACGGAAAATTATGGAAAGCTGGAACCGTAATGCGAAAGCCGCAGCCAATAGCAGGCCCTGCGCATTATGTTGATACACAGCTCGGGAGTGCACACAGCAGATGGATGATTGCCCCTGGCCCATGGATGCCATTTTCGATGGTTAAATTGAGTCCTGATAATCAGAATTACGGCTGGCAGGCAGGTTATGACCCGACCATTGAAAGCATCGGCTGTTTCAGCCATTTGCACGAGTGGACGGTTTCGGGCCTGGGCATGATGCCGACACAGGGCGCATTGCAAATTCAGACAGGCGATGAGCATTTGCCTGACAGTGGATACCGGTCGAGGTTTGATAAGCAGTCGGAAAAATCCGGCATCGGACTTTACAGCGTCCACCTGACGGATCATGACATTCAGGCGGAACTGACCTCCACGACAAGGGCGGGCTTTCAGCGTTATACTTTCAATAAAGGAAAGACGGGCCGGGTGATGATTGATCTTCAGATTCCGACGGAATATTGGTATAATCTGGAAGATTTTGAGCTTAGAAAAATGGATGACTATACCATTGAAGGTTACAGTGATCAGAAGACTCCCAATACTTGGGCCGGCGGTATCGACCAAGAATATAAAGTTCATTTTGTCCTGAAATTTGATCAGCCAATAAAGCATTTCGGCACGTGGAAAAACGATGTGGTTTCAAAAAACAGTCAGGAGGTGAAAGGGAGGAATGTGGCCGATGCCGGTGCGTATGTTACCTTCGACCTTCGGAAATCGCGTGTGGTACAGGTGAAAAGTGGGATATCTTTTGTTTCTATTGACAACGCCCGTGAGAATTTAGCCAAAGAAATTGATCAGCCCTTCGGATGGGATTTTGACGCCGTGGTTGAGCATCAGCATCAGGTATGGAACGACTTGCTTTCAAGGGTGAACATCAGCAGCGATGATGCCCGCGAAAAGATGCGCTTTTATTCCAGTATGTACCGCTCTTTCTGCGAGCGAAATACTTTCTCGGATGTGAACGGGCAATGGCGCGATGCCTCGGAGCGGGTACAAACTTTGGAGCGTCCTGATGATCTTGCCTTGGGTTGCGATGCTTTCTGGAACACCTTCTGGAACCTCAATCAGGTATGGAACCTTGTTGCTCCGGAATGGTCGAACCGATGGGTGCGTTCGCAGCTGGCGATGTACAAAACAGACGGATGGCTGGCCAAAGGGCCCGCAGGAATGGAGTATATTCCGGTGATGGTGGCAGAGCATGAAATTCCGATGATGATTGGCGCCTATCAGATGGGGATCCGTGATTATGATCCGGAACTGATGTTTGAAGCCGTGAAGAAAATGCAGGAGACCCCAGCGCAACAGGTGGGTGGTGGTTTTGCGGGTAACCGTGATTTGGAAACTTATCTAAAACACCATTATGTGCCTTATGACGAAGGGCGTTTTTCCAACTCACTGGAATATTCTTTTGACGATTGGACCGTTGGGCAGTTTGCCAAATCTTTGGGGAAAATGGCAGATTATGAGCGCTATAATGACCGGGGCTACTGGTGGAAAAATGTGATTGATCCTGCGACAGGTTTCGCTCGTATGCGTGATGCGGAGGGCAATTGGAAAACGGATTTTGACCCTTTCAAAAGTGGTGCAAATCATCATTATGTAGAGGGGAATGCCTGGCAGCTGACCTTTTTTGTGCCGCAGGATGTGCCCGCACTGGCAGAGATGATCGGCAAGAAGGAGTTTGTTAAAAGGCTGAACTGGGGTTTTGAGGAGAGTGAAAAATGGCGATACAATGCCCCTAATGATTTGTACTGGGATTATCCGGTGATTCAGGGTAATCAGCAGTCGATGCACTTTGCGTGGTTGTTCAATTATGTCGGACGCCCCTGGGAGACACAACGTTGGAGCCGATCAATCATGGACAGATATTATGGTTTTGAGCCAGCAAATGCCTACCTTGGAGATGAGGATCAGGGGCAGATGTCCGCGTGGTTTGTGATGAACGCTATTGGTTTGTTTCAAATTGACGGTGGTACGCAAACAGCACCTGTTTATGAAATTGGCTCACCACTTTTTGAGGAAGTAACCATTGACCTTGGCGAGCAATTCGGCAGGGGGAAATCTTTCACGATCAAGGCCCATAATACGTCAAGAATCAATAAATATGTGCAGTCGGCAAAGCTCAACGGGCAGCCACTGGATACTTTTTTCTTTTCCGCAGAAAGCTTGCTTCAAGGAGGAACGCTGGAGCTGGAAATGGGGCCGAAGCCAAATAAAAAATGGGGATTGGGGCTCCCTGAACGATTAACGAAATAATTTTTAACCCCAACAAAGCACTTGGTCAGATGGCGTTGGTGTAATTACTGCTTTTAACAGAAAGCGATCTGATGCCAAAAAAAGTGGCTGGTGATCGGGGATGGGAGTACAAAATGCTACCCTTCAGGAGGCAGGGATCCCCCGTCAGATTTAACAAGTTATTTATGACCGAGTACTTACAATGGTGAGTGGATCAAGCAGTTTTTTTGGCTGTTGTGCCTTGCAATCAGAATGATTTGCAGCCAAATGATTTACAGCCACTGACCACCAGATTATGGAATGCGCTGAATGTAAAATCAGCGTCAATTTTTAACCTTTATATGGGTTGTTGCTTCCGGCAGAGCGAGAGATATTTTTCTGCACCTCATTGGTGTTGCCGAAAGCTGGGGGAACCGTCCGTATTTTTTAATGAGATGAATGATGAAGAAAACACTGGTATATATTTCATTGGCGATGAGCCTTATGGCTTGCCAAAAAAGCGAACAACAATCACAGGATAAAAGTCAGCTATCGAAGGAGATCAAGGAAAATCCCGATTATGATTTTGTGGAGAAAAAGGGGCTGAAAGTCCTCTCTACGGGTTTTAATGCCGGCGATGGCTATGGAGAAGTTTGGGTGCGTGATTTCAACACCTTCATTACCCATTCGCTGAAAGTGATTGATCAGCAGGAGGTCCGCAGGAATCTATTGACATTTTTCCGCATTCAGGGGGACGACGGCAATATTGCCGATGGCTTCGTGATTGTGCCCAAAGGCAAGCCTTACGACAGCCTCTATTACCATACAAAAGCCGGTGTGGAGGGGATTGTTTTCCATAAAAATACGGTGGAAACCGACCAGGAATCTTCTTTGATCCAATCGGTTTATAAGTATATTCAAGCCACTGGGGACCGCAGTATTCTGACTGAGCAAATCGAGGGACAGACCCTCCTTGAGCGCATGGAGTCGGCAGTAAATTTTCTGCTCACATCGCGCTTCAGTGAACAGTATGGCTTGCTCACCGGTGCGACAACTTCCGATTGGGGAGATGTACAGCCTGAGCATGACTGGGGGGTGGAAATCGATGAAAATACCCATTTCAGTATTGATATTTATGACAATGCCATGTTCCTGATTGCCCTGCAGAACCTGTCGGAGATGGAAACGGCTGCGCCAAAAATCGCGCAATGGCAAAAACTGCATCGCCAGATTGCCAAAGCCACCATGGCGCAATTGTGGGATGAAAAAGCACAGAAATTTATTCCGCACCTTTACCTGGATGGTTCTCCTTTCCCGGAGGATTTCAATGAAAATGAAATCTATTATCATGGGGGAACGGCAGTGGCGATTGAGGCCGGACTTTTGACTAAGGAACAGGTACTGGCGGCCTACCACAAGATGCAGGAGAATGTAAAAGCCTCCGGAGCGCCATCGATTGGCCTGACCATGTACCCTACCTATCCTGAGGGCTATTTTAAAAACAAAGGCATGTATCCTTACGGCTACCAAAACGGTGGCGACTGGACGTGGTTTGGTGCCCGGATGGTTATTCAGCTGGTGAAATACGGTTATGTGAACGAGGCAGTGGAAGCGCTTGAGCCTATGGTGAAGCGTGTGAAAGAAAATAATGGTTTTTACGAGTGGTATTCTGTGGATAACAAGCCGTCGGGTTCTGGAACCTTCCGTGGTTCGGCAGGGGTTTTAATGACCGCCATCGATGCGCTGAGATTGTGGGGAGGAGACGAGACACAACATTTTTTAACCAAATAAACCTACTATGAAACTTAAAAAAATTTTACCGCTTTTGGCAGCCTTCCTGGTGATGGGCTTTGTGGACATCGTTGGGGTGTCTGTGGGCTACATCAAGAAGGATTTTCAGCTCTCTGAAAGTGCCGCACAGCTGATTCCCTCGATGGTGTTCATCTGGTTTTTGTTGCTCTCGCTGCCGGCAGGTATTGCGCAACTCAAATGGGGAAAACGCAATGTGCTGCTGTTGGGGATTTTGCTGAATGCGGTGGCCTGTATTCTGCCCATCGCCATGTATGAATACAGCAGTATGCTGGTGGCCTTTGCTGTGCTGGGAGCAGGGAACACCCTGATTCAGGTGTCGGTCAATCCACTGATGATGGAGGTTAATGGGGACGACAAGCTGGCTTCCTGGCTTTCAGCAGGGCAGATTCTCAAATCCGCAGCCTCATTTTGTGGCCCGGTGCTGGTGGCCTTTTTTGCCTTTCAGGCCAATAACTGGCGACTGCTGTTTGCCCTTTATGGGGGCATCTCTTTGCTGGTGAGTTTGTGGCTTCTCACGATCGAAAATAAAGTGCAGTCGTCTGCACAACCCCTGCCGACTTTCGCCTCTTGTTTTGGCTTGCTGAAGTTAAAACCTGTGCGCTTGGCATTCCTCAGTATTTTGCTGTGTGTCGGCCTTGATGTGGGGATGTATGCCAAAATTTCAAGCTTTTTGGTGGAGCACCACAACCAAAGTATGGAAATGGGCAGCCTGATGATCAGCATCTACTTTCTTGCCACAATGGGCGGTCGTTTCCTGACGACCTTTTTGCTGCAGTTTGTCAAGGAACGGGTGTTTTTCCTGACCGCCCTGGTGGTGGCTTTCGCAGGATTTGTCTTGCTCTTTACTGGTCCGTCCGTGATTTTCGCCCAGGTGGGTATCGTGCTGCTGGCTTTGGGTGCGGCACCTATTTTTCCGGTGGTTTTTGCCAAAGTGCTGCGCGAATTTCCTCAGCATGCGGATCCTCTGTCAGGCCTGATGATCATGGCCGTTTCGGGAGGTGCTGTGGTGCCGCCCATCATGGGTTATTTAACAGATACCGTAGGGCACTCCTGGAGTCTGTGTGCGTTATTGTTCTGTATTGCGGTGATATTTTCAATTGCGCTTTTCGATAAAAAGAAGCTTAAAGTTGTCGAAGAAGAATTAGTACATGAAGGTTAATATTGCTATGGTGGCGGCCTGTCATCATCAGGTGGTTCGCCTGCATGGGCGTGTTGATCAACCGCTGTAATATCAATCTTCCTCGGGTCATCATTGTGATGACTTCAAATATTTATTGATGCCTGTGCCGATGTCTATCATCCGTGCGGGCATCCTATTTTTCCCCATTGTCATTTTTTATTATGAAGAAGCGATTTTTACTTTTTGTTGGGCTTATTATTGGGCTCGTTTACGAAGGGTTTGCTCAGCCGCTGGTCAGTATGGTGAATCCAAATATTGGGGCTTCCCATGCTCGCTGGTTTTTCTATACGCCCGCCGCTGTGCCTTTTGGTATGGCCAAGCCAGCTCCTTCCACCGATGCCTCCTATGGTAATCGATGGGGATGGGAGGCCGTAGGCTATGATAATGAACACCATTCCATCGAAGGATTTTCCTGTTTCCATGAATTTCAGATCGGAGGTATCAGCCTGATGCCCGTTGTGGGGCAGGGGCCGACGGTACCCTCTACCCTTGAGCATCCTGATCAGGGCTATCGTTCTCGCTTTGATAAAAATTCGGAAGTCGCTCAGCCAGGCTATTACCGTGTGGTACTCACGGATGCCCCCATTGAGGCAGAACTGACCGCCACAAAAAGGGTGGCTTTTCAGCGTTTCAATTTCGGCGACGCAACGGATGCACGGCTGATTTTCGATGTAGGCCACCAGCAAGGAGAGTCGGGGAAAGTGATGGATGCTTTTGTGCAACAGATCGACGAAAAGCATGTGCAGGGCTATGTAATTACCGCTCCAGAATATGTCAAGGCGTATCAGCCAGGCGCAACAGTGAAAATGTATTTTTTTGCGGCGCTGGATAAAAAGATTGTTGCTTCGGAGGTTTTCCGTGACGATAAAGTGCTCAGCAGCCCCATGGCTGGTCAAGGCCCTGGAATAGGTATTCGGTTGAATTTTGGCGACCTTCAAGGGGAGGCCCTGACGGCCAAAATAGGCCTCAGTTACACCTCCTGCGCCAATGCTGCCAACAATCTTAAAGTGGAGGCGGATAGCATGAATTTTGAGCAGGCCAGAGTGCAGGCTCAAGCAGACTGGGAGCAGGCGCTGGGAAAAATCACCCTCACGGGTGGTAAAGAGGTTGATCAGCGAAAGTTCTATACGGGTTTGTTTCACGCGTTGCTTGGGCGGGGTTTGAGCAGTGATGCCAATGGGCAGTACCCCAAAAATGACGGCACCGTAGGGCAAATAGCCCTCAATGCACAGGGAACTCCTGCCTACCATCATTATAATACCGATGCCGTTTGGGGGGCATTCTGGAACCTTACCCAATTGTGGTCTTTGGTTTATCCGCAGTATTTTCACGATTTTGTACAAACGCAGCTCGATCATTTTAAGGACAGTGGTTGGCTCTCGGATGGCTTGGCCGCAGGAAAATTTGTCTCGGGAGTGGGCACCAATTTCACGGGGCTTGTGGTCAGTTCAGCCCTTCTGAAAGGTGTGGGCACGTATGATGATTCCCTCGCCTATGCGGCAGTCCGAAAAAATGAACTGGAATGGAGGGAGCGCGTTCCTGGCGCAGGCAAGGCCGATGTGAAGGTGTTTGTGGAAAAAGGCTATGTGCCCCTGAGTTACAACAATAAATATTATTCGGGCTCTGGGGTTGATGGTTCCTCCTTCGGGGCATCGCACACGATGGAATATTCCTTCAGCGCGCATGCTGCAAAAGCACTGGCAGAGAAACTCGGGCACCCGCAGGATGCCAAAACTTTCGAGCGTCTGTCGCATGGCTGGGAACAGCTTTATGATGCTGAAACAGGTATGATCCGCCCAATTTGGACTTCAGGGGAAAAGCTTGAGCCCTTTGATCCTAAAGCGGCCTGGGCGGGATTTCAGGAAGGAAATGCCTTGCAATACACCTTTTATGTGCCTCATGAGCCTGAGCGATTGATTGAAAAAATCGGGCAGGATCAATTTGTCAGCAGGCTGAACAAGCTGCTTGCTGAGGCGGAAAAAGGCGCCTTCTGTGGCCATTTTGAAGGAGAGAAAAGTGCCTTTTCAGGGGTTGAGGCAGGTTATAATCATGGGAATCAGCCAAGCCTGCACATGGCGTACCTGTTCAATAAGGCAGGCGATTTTGCGGATACCCAATACTGGGTTCGGGCAATTTGCAATGGATTTTATGGATATGACCTCATTCACGGTTATGGATATGGGCAGGATGAAGATCAGGGGCAGCTTGGAGCGTGGTATGTTATGGCCTCCATGGGGCTGTTTGACCTTCAGGGCGGCGCCACGGCCGATCCGCAATTTCAGTTGTCGACCCCACTTTTTGATCGGGTGCATATTAGCCTTGACCAAGATTTCTATCCTGGGAAATCGGTGGACATCGTGCTTAAAGGGGCCAAAAGCAAAGGGACCTACCTCAGCAAAGCGCAGTGGAATGGAACGCCAGTACGTGATGGGCAGCTTCCGTGGTTTGAGCTTATTCAGGGGGGGATTTTGGAATTGAAAACCCAAAGCAAGCGCCCTGCACAGCAGCCGTTTTAATATTTTAAGGACTGATTTTAATGATAGTGTATGTTCCATAGTGCTGTAAGCCAAAGGAGTGTACACTATTTTTTTGCGCAAGTGGAGGGGTACGTCGCATCGCTATTGATGAAAAATAATTCAAACCATTTCCAAAAACCGAATTTGCAGGAGGATGCTCGGTTTTTGAATACACTATAGTCAGTTATTTATGTCGAAAATCGAATATTGCAAATCATTGCGCCCGATCATTTGTTAGATTTAATGAAAATCAATTCGTTAGACTTATGACAAAAATTCAGAAAGCAAAGGTGACCGACCTTGAAATGCTGTATCCCTTATTTGCGGAATTGCGTCCGCAGTATGATCTGTTACATTTCAAAGATTTGGTCAAACACCAATTCAAGGAAGGTTATCAGGTGATGTACATTCTTGATGGAAAGAAACCAGTGGCCTTGGTGGGCTTTCGGACGCTGCATCAGTTGGTCAGTGGAAAAACCCTGTTTATCGACGATATGGTTACGGCTCAAAAGCATCGCGGCAAGGGTTACGGGAAGGCGCTGATGATGTGGCTGCAGGGCTTTTGCTTTGAAAATAATTATGACCACATGGCTGTGAATGCTTCTTTCGAGGAAGTGGAAACTCACCGCTTTTGCCTCAATAATGGGCTGAAAATTGAAACCATCCACTTTGGGCGGAAAGTGGCGGAACTGAAGGACGTCTGACCTGCAGATCATTCGTAAATACCCAAAGGAGCACAGGTTAAAATAGTGCTCGATCAATCTTTAATTCAGTTCAATGCAGAAAAAAACACTGGCCATCATCGGCATGGGCCCCCGAGGCTTGTTTGCCCTCGAGCAAATGGTTGAACAACTTCAGCAACAGCTTGATCACGTACAGATATGGCTGTTTGAAACGGGTTCGGCCTGGGGTTGTGGACCCGTATATGCCCCTTCTCAGCCCGCAACGAACTGGATTAATATTGCTGAGCGAACCCTCGAACTGCCAGAACGCCCAGCGACCTCCTGCATGGTGGAGGTGCCTGCTTTTCCCTCCTTTCTTGCGTGGGCCGAACAGTGGGATCAAAAGGAAACAAAGGCCGATGAACAGCCCGATATTTATCCGCCGCGTGCAAAAATTGGGCGGTACCTGCAGGCGCGATTTTACAGCCTGGTATTGCCTTTGGTACAGCGGCAGGCGGTGCGGTTGTTTCAGGCGGAAGTTTGTGGACTCGAATGGCAGCCTGACCATCTGCGGCTCTCGGTGGGTGGGCAGCAACATTATCGTGTGGATGAGGCCCTGCTGACGGTTGGGCATCAGCGTACCGAGCTCGATGAGCAGCTTGAGCGTTGGCAATCGGCGACTTCCCTCCCCACGCATTTAGGGGTGCAGCCTTATCCTGTGTCGGCTTTTCGCGCATGGGATTTCGAAGGAAATGCACCGACAGGTTTGGGGCTGCGCGGATTTGGCCTGGCGATGCTCGATGTGGTCAGGGCTGTGGGCGAGTGGAGTGGCCGTTTCGGGCAAGTTGTTCATGGCCATATGGTGTATGTGCGGAATAAAAATCAGGGCCTGACCATCTTCCCTTTTTCCCTCGACGGGCTTCCGCTATCGGCCAAACCGCTCAATGCCGCTCTCGATAAAACTTATGCACCTTCCCCCCGCATCTTGGAGGCCCTACACGAAGAAGTTGCTCATGGCGCATCGCTGGAGACGGTTGGAAATCTGGATTTTCTTATTCAGCCCATGGCTAAAATTGCGGCGGAAATCTATGTGCAGCATCCTCAGCGGTGGGCGGAGGATCAGCTTTCCGAAACCGCCGTTGCCGCCCTGTTGGGGGAGTGGCTCGAGCACGATCATTTTGAACATCCATTGATCTTAGCCCAGTCCAGAGCCGCTGCTCTGGCACTTGCAGATTTTATGGGCATGGCCAAAGGGGAGCGGTGGATTACCCTGGATTACTGCATGGGACAGGTTTGGCGACATTGCCAGCTGACGCTCTTTCGGGCGTTGTCTTTCACCAAATGCCCACAGGGTATTTTCAATCAGGCGCTGGCTTTACACGAGCGAATGAAACGCTATGCCTATGGCCCGCCTGTTCTTGGGGTAGCACAAATGCTCGCCATGATTTCAGAAGGGATTTTAAACCTGAAATATGTAGAAAATCCACAGGTTGAAGTTGTTACCCAAGGCTGGAAAATGCAAAAAGGAGGCAGTGAGGTCTCATTGAAATATATGGTAAATACCGTACTGGACAGCCCGAATATCGCCAAGGTGGCCACTCCCCTGATCAAGAATTTAAGGTCCGATGAACGGGTAACAAAAGTAGCAGGGGCCTTGGGGTTTCAGGTGAATGAAAATGGTATGCTGACCAATTCAGGTACCGATGAGCCTTTAAAAGTGAGTGTTCTGGGGCGCCTGGCGAAGGGGACGATCATTGGCGTAGATTCTTTGGTGGATTGTTTCGGTCCTCGCACCACCACCTGGGCAAAAGCCTGCGCGGAGCGGCTTTCAAAGCGGTAGGAGGGCGAAAACAGCCCGCTGATGGTGTTCAGCGTTTTGAGATTCTTTTCTGCGATTTGTCCAATTCGTAGTAAT from Persicobacter psychrovividus includes the following:
- a CDS encoding GntR family transcriptional regulator, whose protein sequence is MSKFKIDHQSATPIYQQLSQYLRELMLQEQYQQGALLPKEVDLAEQLEISRNTVRQAINQLVVEGLLVRKKGVGTSVVQGQGAVMTKLKEWHSFTHEMNEAGRLLNNRSLEIDWVSAPEECAAFFQLERGASVLCLKRLREIEGRCLVYFESYFHPALGLTGQEDFNRSLYEILEQDLGIVPAISAERIQAVLATKALAAQLDIPRKGAVLKRVRQVKDRHGAPIEYNVGYYQGNAFVYEIDIHR
- a CDS encoding GH92 family glycosyl hydrolase, with protein sequence MNIYQRWFLGCLCSLFFSLNAFGQEIWSVGKKDGQATDFALWKEGYQAFLSHDFGWEDKYFLVGVSKPATDFPFILPGPADAWGGTSGTAGIRSHFLNFLFDVKAKPLDGDYRLLIDLLDTPSENAPELKVTVNGHIQKVMLANGGGDAALKGDLSAAKAQQIVVEVPNAWIQQGGNAIQLTTLQGSWLMFDHVGLQGPATALEQPKKAYLRSAKAASYTLRNGNQSYQPLLLDLEHISSHPDLVVKLDNKNILSKKIEQGRYLLEAPMPAVSQPTESQYELYLDGKLWKAGTVMRKPQPIAGPAHYVDTQLGSAHSRWMIAPGPWMPFSMVKLSPDNQNYGWQAGYDPTIESIGCFSHLHEWTVSGLGMMPTQGALQIQTGDEHLPDSGYRSRFDKQSEKSGIGLYSVHLTDHDIQAELTSTTRAGFQRYTFNKGKTGRVMIDLQIPTEYWYNLEDFELRKMDDYTIEGYSDQKTPNTWAGGIDQEYKVHFVLKFDQPIKHFGTWKNDVVSKNSQEVKGRNVADAGAYVTFDLRKSRVVQVKSGISFVSIDNARENLAKEIDQPFGWDFDAVVEHQHQVWNDLLSRVNISSDDAREKMRFYSSMYRSFCERNTFSDVNGQWRDASERVQTLERPDDLALGCDAFWNTFWNLNQVWNLVAPEWSNRWVRSQLAMYKTDGWLAKGPAGMEYIPVMVAEHEIPMMIGAYQMGIRDYDPELMFEAVKKMQETPAQQVGGGFAGNRDLETYLKHHYVPYDEGRFSNSLEYSFDDWTVGQFAKSLGKMADYERYNDRGYWWKNVIDPATGFARMRDAEGNWKTDFDPFKSGANHHYVEGNAWQLTFFVPQDVPALAEMIGKKEFVKRLNWGFEESEKWRYNAPNDLYWDYPVIQGNQQSMHFAWLFNYVGRPWETQRWSRSIMDRYYGFEPANAYLGDEDQGQMSAWFVMNAIGLFQIDGGTQTAPVYEIGSPLFEEVTIDLGEQFGRGKSFTIKAHNTSRINKYVQSAKLNGQPLDTFFFSAESLLQGGTLELEMGPKPNKKWGLGLPERLTK
- a CDS encoding GH36-type glycosyl hydrolase domain-containing protein; the encoded protein is MMKKTLVYISLAMSLMACQKSEQQSQDKSQLSKEIKENPDYDFVEKKGLKVLSTGFNAGDGYGEVWVRDFNTFITHSLKVIDQQEVRRNLLTFFRIQGDDGNIADGFVIVPKGKPYDSLYYHTKAGVEGIVFHKNTVETDQESSLIQSVYKYIQATGDRSILTEQIEGQTLLERMESAVNFLLTSRFSEQYGLLTGATTSDWGDVQPEHDWGVEIDENTHFSIDIYDNAMFLIALQNLSEMETAAPKIAQWQKLHRQIAKATMAQLWDEKAQKFIPHLYLDGSPFPEDFNENEIYYHGGTAVAIEAGLLTKEQVLAAYHKMQENVKASGAPSIGLTMYPTYPEGYFKNKGMYPYGYQNGGDWTWFGARMVIQLVKYGYVNEAVEALEPMVKRVKENNGFYEWYSVDNKPSGSGTFRGSAGVLMTAIDALRLWGGDETQHFLTK
- a CDS encoding MFS transporter, which encodes MKLKKILPLLAAFLVMGFVDIVGVSVGYIKKDFQLSESAAQLIPSMVFIWFLLLSLPAGIAQLKWGKRNVLLLGILLNAVACILPIAMYEYSSMLVAFAVLGAGNTLIQVSVNPLMMEVNGDDKLASWLSAGQILKSAASFCGPVLVAFFAFQANNWRLLFALYGGISLLVSLWLLTIENKVQSSAQPLPTFASCFGLLKLKPVRLAFLSILLCVGLDVGMYAKISSFLVEHHNQSMEMGSLMISIYFLATMGGRFLTTFLLQFVKERVFFLTALVVAFAGFVLLFTGPSVIFAQVGIVLLALGAAPIFPVVFAKVLREFPQHADPLSGLMIMAVSGGAVVPPIMGYLTDTVGHSWSLCALLFCIAVIFSIALFDKKKLKVVEEELVHEG
- a CDS encoding GH92 family glycosyl hydrolase, producing the protein MKKRFLLFVGLIIGLVYEGFAQPLVSMVNPNIGASHARWFFYTPAAVPFGMAKPAPSTDASYGNRWGWEAVGYDNEHHSIEGFSCFHEFQIGGISLMPVVGQGPTVPSTLEHPDQGYRSRFDKNSEVAQPGYYRVVLTDAPIEAELTATKRVAFQRFNFGDATDARLIFDVGHQQGESGKVMDAFVQQIDEKHVQGYVITAPEYVKAYQPGATVKMYFFAALDKKIVASEVFRDDKVLSSPMAGQGPGIGIRLNFGDLQGEALTAKIGLSYTSCANAANNLKVEADSMNFEQARVQAQADWEQALGKITLTGGKEVDQRKFYTGLFHALLGRGLSSDANGQYPKNDGTVGQIALNAQGTPAYHHYNTDAVWGAFWNLTQLWSLVYPQYFHDFVQTQLDHFKDSGWLSDGLAAGKFVSGVGTNFTGLVVSSALLKGVGTYDDSLAYAAVRKNELEWRERVPGAGKADVKVFVEKGYVPLSYNNKYYSGSGVDGSSFGASHTMEYSFSAHAAKALAEKLGHPQDAKTFERLSHGWEQLYDAETGMIRPIWTSGEKLEPFDPKAAWAGFQEGNALQYTFYVPHEPERLIEKIGQDQFVSRLNKLLAEAEKGAFCGHFEGEKSAFSGVEAGYNHGNQPSLHMAYLFNKAGDFADTQYWVRAICNGFYGYDLIHGYGYGQDEDQGQLGAWYVMASMGLFDLQGGATADPQFQLSTPLFDRVHISLDQDFYPGKSVDIVLKGAKSKGTYLSKAQWNGTPVRDGQLPWFELIQGGILELKTQSKRPAQQPF
- a CDS encoding GNAT family N-acetyltransferase; this translates as MTKIQKAKVTDLEMLYPLFAELRPQYDLLHFKDLVKHQFKEGYQVMYILDGKKPVALVGFRTLHQLVSGKTLFIDDMVTAQKHRGKGYGKALMMWLQGFCFENNYDHMAVNASFEEVETHRFCLNNGLKIETIHFGRKVAELKDV